The Meriones unguiculatus strain TT.TT164.6M chromosome 16, Bangor_MerUng_6.1, whole genome shotgun sequence genomic sequence GTAGAAAAACACAACATGCTGCCTGGTTCTCAGGGCATGAAATGGAGTCTTAGGACCAGGATGCAACTCTCCGTAAGCAGACACGGAGCCCCAGGCTGCATCCCCCTTACTGCAACAAAacccagtgtggtggtgcacatgcctgtaatcttagtgcTCCAGAGGCAGTTGGGtctctgggttcgaggccagcctggtctacatagcgagaaactgtgtctcaaaacagaagaaggaaatcatCTTAAATTTCGTATCTGGGAGGTCGGAACTCTGGTGCCAGCTAAGATGGCACACTGGTTGGATGACGTTAGGTCACCCTGGCCAATCAGCCGGACTTGCTGGTGGGTTTTGACATCCCTCTCACAGGGGTCACATGCAACCACAGCTGGCCTCCTCACACAGTTCAGAAATCAAGGGTTTGTGGTGTCTGTTTTCAGCACATAGCAAACTTACTTTAAGACACACATCACTGAACTGACTGGAATGGCCAAGAGACCCAGGAAGAGGAGTGTATTGCAGAGCTGGGGCAATTCCCTGCTGGGGGGGttgaaggagcaggaggagcgcAGCCAGCGGGGCgggaattctgtgtgtgtgtgtgtggggggttgaaggagcaggaggagcgcAGCCAGCGGGGCTGGGATTCTGTGCCACCTGCAGCTTGTCCTTTCGGCTCAGGTGAGAGTTCATGTGACTCTCAGATCTGCTCCAGTTCCCTGCTACATCATGTAGGACAGTAAAGAAGCCACAATGAAGGACGTTTATTCATCAGCCTTTTCTCTAAGAGCACAGCCCAACAGCCAAGGCCGGAGGGTCTGGAGGTCCAAGTGGTCTAGGTGCGGCGGTGACAGGCCAGGGCCAGGCTGCCCAGTCAGAAGTCAAGGTTCATGTAGAGTCTCAGGTCCCGCTCCCAGGCTCTGTCCTTCTCTGCTCGCTTTCTGTTCTCCCTCTGACTCAGGGTGGAGACGCGAGGCACCCTCTCTCTCCCGGACACCGCGCGGGTGTCCCCGGCCGGGAAGTGTGTGACTCGTGGCTGGGGCGTGCATCTGTAGCCCAACCCTTCCTGGTCCCTCTTGAGGACGGTGGGAATAGGATTGGCACGGCCTTCGCCCCGGGGTCCTAGCCCCATCCCTGGTTCCCAGCCACCCCTCAGCAGCAGCCTGAAGCCAGGGCTGGAGGCGGGCACCCCAAGGGCAAGGCTGGAGGGCTGGGGACTCCTTGACAAGGACAGCAGGTGAGCTGTAGATGTTCGGTGGTTAGCGTCCTCAAAGTGGGCACCGCAGTCCTCACAGAACTGGGCTAAGCGGGGAGGCCTGCGGAAAAAGAGAGGTCACCGGGACGAGGAGAGACCACGAGGACCCCAGGGCCTTCCCAGTAtgaggcaagtactctaccaccaCGCTACACCAGCCCCTCTCCGCTTGTCCAGAAGGGACTATCTGCAGACTGTTGGGTGGGCCTCCCGCTCTGGGGAATGGTGGGCAGAATACAACGAAGACGGCATGAGCTAAGGCTCCCTCCTCACCGGCTTGGGCTCTCGGAGCTCCTTGTCTCTCCGTGACTCTCTCTGACCACGCGAGCCACCTCAGGGAAGCCTGCCTCTTCAGCCAGCTGAGCagcatctctgcctcccagctcacACACCCCTACCCAGGCAGCCCCGCGGCCCAGAAGGTAGCGCACAGCAGCCTCCTGGCCCGCTCGGGCAGCGCACATCAAGGGTGTCCACCAGAAGGCATCGCGGGCGTTGATGTTCCCGCCAGCTCCCCCTGCCTCCCGGGGCTCCAGCAGCCGTCGGAGTTCTGTCAGATCCCCATTCTGGGCTGCCAGCAGGATGCACTGCGTCCTCTTGTCTTCATCCTCAAGGGGTCCTCCTGGTCTCGAGACGCCTGCTGCcacccttctcctcttcctcgcCCTCTCCCTCACAGGTTCAGGCCTCTGGGGCTTACAGGAAGTGCTCTCCTCATCCGCGATCAGCCCCTCATAGAAAGCCCGGGCTGCAGCCCCGTCCAGGGCAGGCTCTGGCCTCTCACACTGTGACTGGCGCTGCCCATCCTTCCAGAGGTCGCTGTTGCCAGTGGCTGGAGTAAACGTGATGAGGGGGGGTCTGGACA encodes the following:
- the Gpank1 gene encoding G patch domain and ankyrin repeat-containing protein 1, yielding MSRPPLITFTPATGNSDLWKDGQRQSQCERPEPALDGAAARAFYEGLIADEESTSCKPQRPEPVRERARKRRRVAAGVSRPGGPLEDEDKRTQCILLAAQNGDLTELRRLLEPREAGGAGGNINARDAFWWTPLMCAARAGQEAAVRYLLGRGAAWVGVCELGGRDAAQLAEEAGFPEVARVVRESHGETRSSESPSRPPRLAQFCEDCGAHFEDANHRTSTAHLLSLSRSPQPSSLALGVPASSPGFRLLLRGGWEPGMGLGPRGEGRANPIPTVLKRDQEGLGYRCTPQPRVTHFPAGDTRAVSGRERVPRVSTLSQRENRKRAEKDRAWERDLRLYMNLDF